Part of the Candidatus Krumholzibacteriia bacterium genome, AGGCACCGATGTGCTTCTCCACGTCGGCTGCCAGGATCACGTGATGACCGGCTTCTTCCGCTTGCCCGCGCCTTGAGGCGCGCACCACCACCGTCTCGGTCTGCAGGTCGCGGCGTTGCAGCGACCAGTCGAGGACGAGCGACGCTTCATCTTGCTGGACTTCGACGCGCCGCTCGAGCACCGCGTGGTCGAGCCGGTAGATTCGTAGCCGATGGGCGCCGGGCGGTAGGAGAATCTGGTAGCGACCTTGGGCGTCGCTCGTCGTGCCTCGGCGCAGCTCCGGCACTTCGATCACGGCACCGGCGACTGCCGAGCCATCATCGCTTTCGACCCGTCCGGTGACGCGCACCTCACTACTCTGCCGCAGACGAGAAGGCGCGCGTACATCGGTCGCACCGCTCGTGCTCGGCGTCGGCTGCACGACCGTGCTCCCCGCCGCCGCCGCCACCTCCGCTCCCACAGGCGCTGCCGCCGACTCGACCGGATCGACGCCCTGAGGGTCACGCGACGCTGCCCCGGGACCAGCACGGCGTGCCGACGCGGCCCGACCCACCGACGGACTCGAGCTCGGTGGCTCTGACTTCTGGGTGACCCCACCCGAAGAGGTGCTCGCGGTCGTCGCCACCGTGGTTGCTTCGCTGTGCGTGAGGGAGCGGAGGAGCCGGGCAGCGCCGATCGAGACCACGCTCACCACGAGGAAAGCGAGGCCGACACGTGCTTCAGGAGATCTGCACACCACCGGGCTGGGGTCCCTCTCGCCCTCCGGGTCGGAAGGCAAGGCAATGCGGTGGACATCGGCAGCTGGCGCAATGGGCTATCGAACCCAATTGCCACCGCCGCACGCTGGGCGAAGCGTGCTTCGAGCCGATCGGGGGCGCTTTCCACCGCAGGGTGGATAGAGAAGTTTACCACGCGCGGTGGGCTAAGGGGCGGTCGAGCCTGATCGCGAGGGCTCGGGGGCGCGGTGGGCACAGGGCGGTCGAGCCGGCGTCACGAGCGCGTGGCGAGCGCAGGAGGCGCGAGCAGCGCTCGTGTCGAGCGACGAGCGCGCAGGAGCGCGCGCGAGGAGCGTCCGGCGCGACCGCGCCTGCGCCCACCGCGCCCCTCACCCCGCACGCCTCACACGTAGAGCACGCGCTCGTCGAGCCAGGCCCGCAGCTGCGTCGCCGCGATGCGCTCTTGCTGCATGCTGTCGCGGTCCCGCACCGTGACCGTCTGGTCCTGCAGCGACTGCGAGTCCACGGTGACGCAGTAGGGCGTGCCGATCTCGTCCTGCCGCCGGTAGCGCTTCCCCACCGACGCCGTCTCGTCGTAGAAGACCCGGTGCGTGCGCATGAGGTCGGCGGCGATGCGCTGCCCGAACTCCGGCATGCCGTCCTTCCGCACCAGGGGCAGGATCGCCGCCTTGATCGGCGCGAGATGCGGCGAGAGACGCAACACGACCCGCGTCTCTCCCTCCAGCGCCTCCTCGCGGTAGGCGTCCACCAGGGTCACGAGCAGCGTCCGGTCGCAGCCCACGGAGGTCTCGATGACGTAGGGGATGTACTTCTCCTTGCGCGCCTCGTCGAAGTACTCCAAGCGCTTGCCCGCATACTCCTGGTGCCGCTTGAGGTCGAAATCGGTGCGGTTGTGCACGCCCTCGATCTCCTGCCAGCCGAAGGGGAACTCGTACTGGATGTCGAAAGCCGCCTTGGCGTAGTGCGCCAGCTCGTCCGGGCCGTGCTGGTGCCAGCGCAGCTTCTCCCGCCGGATGCCGATGGACTGGTGCCACTGGAAGCGGGTCTCGCGCCACTGTTCGAACCACTTCTCGTCCTCGCTCGGGTGCACGAAGAACTGCATCTCCATCTGCTCGAACTCGCGCATGCGGAAGATGAAGTTCCCCGGCGTGATCTCGTTGCGGAAGGCCTTGCCGATCTGGGCGATGCCGAAGGGCACCTTCTGGCGCGAAACGGTGAGAACGTTCTGGAAGTTGACGAAGATGCCCTGTGCCGTCTCGGGACGCAGGTACACCACCGCCGCCTGCTCCTCCACCGGCCCCATGAAGGTCTTGAACATGAGGTTGAACTGGCGCGGCTCGGTGAGCTGGCCGCCGCACTCGGGACAGGTCGAGCCCTGCACCTGGTCGGCGCGGAAGCGCTGCTTGCAGCGCCGACAGTCCACCAGCGGGTCGGTGAAGCCGGCCACGTGCCCCGACGCCTCCCACACCCGCGGGTGCATCAGGATCGACGCATCCACGCCCTCGATGTTGTCGTGGTGGTAGATCATGGCCCGCCACCAGGCGTTCTTGATGTTGTTCTTGAGCTCCGTCCCCAGGGGTCCGTAGTCGTAGCAGCTGTTCAGACCGCCGTAGATCTCGCTGGACTGGAAGATGAAGCCGCGCCGCTTGCAGAGCGACACCAGCTTCTCCATGAGGACGCCCGCTTCCTGCGTGGTCTCGCTCAGAGTGGTACCTCCCGTCGGCGCGGCCAAGGACCCTCGGGTTGTAGCACACCATTCGCCGGCGGACAACCGCACCAAGACGACGGGCCGGGAAAGGCTCCCGGCCCGTCAGGGAATCGCCGCGCCCTTACGGCGCGCTGTCGAGCGTGCCTACGCCATGCGCAGGAAGAACGGCGCGTGCTGCCGCAGCATGTTGGCGAGCTTCGGCGTCAGGTGTTCCTGCACCGCCGTGCCCGGCCGCGAGCGCAGCTTGACGATGAGCTGCACGATCTGGCGCGTCTCGCGGCAACTCAGGTTCTTGTCCAGGATGTCGAAGACGAGCGCCCGCTGATCCTCCGGATCGCGCAAGCGGCAGACCTCGATGATCGTCGAGCGCGGCACGTCGCTCTCCAGCAGCACCTGCTTGAGGTCGAGCTCGAGGCGTTCGATGGTCTTCGAATCGTAGAAGTAGCTCTTCGACACCGTGCCGCCGTTCGTGGGTAGGGCGCACTCGGTGCGGTACTTCTGCGTCAGCCGCCGGTTGATGTCGGCGTTCTCCTCGGCCAGACCTTCGGGGGAAAGATTGCGGTACCCCTCGCGGCACGCCTGCATGCGCGCGCTCGCCTGGGTCACTTTGGGATTGGTGGAATCCGTGGCAGGAACGTGCAGCGGCCGTCCGGCCAGATCCAGGGTCACCGGCGCTGCCGGCGCCACGGCGTTCGCCACCTGACCGACGGCGGTGGTGATGCCGTGGACCAACTCGTGCGCTTCCGCCGTGTCCACTTGGATCACGCGCGGCGCCGGGTCGCTTTTCGGCTTAGTCGGGACCGCTGTAGGGCTCGTCTGAGTGGGTCGCGGAGCTTCGACGGTCCAGCCGTGCTCCAGATCTTTCCCGCTCAGAACCTCCTGGTCTGCTGCCACCTTCTCGTCGAACATCACGTCCTCCTCCTCCACATCATCCACGGGCTCAGGCAGCTTGCCGGAGCGTCCGCGGCACCTGGGCGGTCGGAAGTTCGCCGACCTCGCGTCCGTCCAGATGCCCCCGCAATCAGGGTGCCATTATCGAGTTCGGACACTTCCAGTCAATTCGGACTTTCGCGCCCGCAGCCACGGAACATCGGCTCCCGCGCTCGGTGCCCCGCATCTCCAGACCAGATGCCGACACCAGCGCTGCGCCCTGGAACAGCACGCGCCCGCGCCGGACGGCATGGCAAACATGCTTCCAGACCGCATGCAGACTCGAAAGTCGCGCTCCCTCCCGTGGAGTACGGAAGGTTGCGACGCACCGTGGCGCGGAATGCAGCACCGCGG contains:
- a CDS encoding glycine--tRNA ligase; translation: MEKLVSLCKRRGFIFQSSEIYGGLNSCYDYGPLGTELKNNIKNAWWRAMIYHHDNIEGVDASILMHPRVWEASGHVAGFTDPLVDCRRCKQRFRADQVQGSTCPECGGQLTEPRQFNLMFKTFMGPVEEQAAVVYLRPETAQGIFVNFQNVLTVSRQKVPFGIAQIGKAFRNEITPGNFIFRMREFEQMEMQFFVHPSEDEKWFEQWRETRFQWHQSIGIRREKLRWHQHGPDELAHYAKAAFDIQYEFPFGWQEIEGVHNRTDFDLKRHQEYAGKRLEYFDEARKEKYIPYVIETSVGCDRTLLVTLVDAYREEALEGETRVVLRLSPHLAPIKAAILPLVRKDGMPEFGQRIAADLMRTHRVFYDETASVGKRYRRQDEIGTPYCVTVDSQSLQDQTVTVRDRDSMQQERIAATQLRAWLDERVLYV